DNA from Nitrospina gracilis Nb-211:
TCCAGCTCTTCCTGTAAGTAAGGCATGGTAATTTTTCCCGATTGAGGGGCATAATGACAAACGGGTGGTTCCTCCACCCTTTTTTATATTCCAATTGAACTATGGAATCCATTAAAAGAGCCTGCAAATATTTTTACTACCGGTTCATCCGGTTGCAGGCGAGCCCCGAAAAACTGGCCTGGGGCATGGCGTTGGGGCTGTTCATCAGCACCACACCCACGTTTGGATTCCAGATGGCGCTGGGCTTCGTGACGGCGGCCTTTTTCCGCGTCAGCAAACTGTGTGCGCTAATCGGGGTGCAGGCCACCAATGCCATCACCGCGCCGTTCGTGTATGCTGGGACCTATTATCTGGGGGCGGTGATTCTGGACCGCCCATTCAAACAGGAATATCTGGAGCACCTGTCCTGGAGCAGTCTTTGGGAAATGGGCCCGGATGTGTTTGCCTCGCTGTGGGTGGGGGGAGTGATTGTCGGGATTATTCTGGCGGT
Protein-coding regions in this window:
- a CDS encoding DUF2062 domain-containing protein codes for the protein MESIKRACKYFYYRFIRLQASPEKLAWGMALGLFISTTPTFGFQMALGFVTAAFFRVSKLCALIGVQATNAITAPFVYAGTYYLGAVILDRPFKQEYLEHLSWSSLWEMGPDVFASLWVGGVIVGIILAVIGYFVVLGIDTKSHLQIVRARRQLDRMKRKNPPVFEKID